A window of Bacillus sp. DX3.1 genomic DNA:
ATGCGTTAGGATTTGGCGAGCCATTTCCAATCTCGGGTACACATGGTTTAGGTTTAGGGGATTTATTAGACGAAGCAGCAAAGCACTTCCCGAAAGTTGAAGAGGAAGCATACGATGAAAAAACAATTAAATTCTCATTAATTGGACGTCCGAACGTAGGGAAATCATCAATGGTAAATGCACTCCTTGGTCAAGATCGTGTAATTGTTAGTAACATAGCTGGTACAACACGTGACGCGGTTGATACACCGTATAGTAAAGATGGTCAAGATTATGTCATCATTGATACAGCGGGGATGCGTAAAAAAGGTAAAGTATACGAGAGTACCGAAAAGTATAGTGTACTTCGTGCACTCCGAGCAATTGAACGATCTGACGTTGTTTTAGTTGTGTTAGATGGTGAAGAAGGTATTATTGAACAAGATAAAAAAATTGCTGGTTATGCACATGAATCAGGACGTGCTGTTATTATTGTTGTTAATAAGTGGGATGCAGTTGAAAAAGATGAAAAGACAATGAAAGCATTTGAAGAAAACATCCGTGCTCATTTCCAGTTTTTAGATTATGCGCCAATTGTATATTTATCTGCAAAAACAAGAAAACGTACGCATACATTACTTCCAGTTATTAATGAAGTAAATGAAAGTCATAGCATTCGTGTACAAACAAATGTATTAAACGATGTGATTATGGATGCGGTTGCGATGAATCCAACGCCAACACATAATGGTAGTCGTCTGAAAATTTTCTATGCAACACAAGTTGCAGTAAAACCACCAACATTTGTTGTATTCGTCAACGATCCAGAATTAATGCACTTTTCATATGAACGCTTCTTGAAAAACCGTTTGCGTGAAGCATTTGGTTTTGTAGGAACACCAATTAGAATCATTTCAAGAGCACGAGACTAATGGAGGGGATGTGATTTTATGAAAAAAATCACAGTAGTCGGAGCAGGTAGCTGGGGAACAGCGTTAGCGATGGTATTAGCTGACAATGGTCATGATGTACGTATTTGGGGAAATCGTTCAGAACTCATGGATGAAATCAATATGAAACATGAGAACAGTCGTTATCTTCCAGGGATTACATTGCCAAGCACAATCGTAGCCTACTCTTCTTTAGAAAAAGCACTAGTAGATGTAGACACAGTACTTTTAGTTGTACCAACAAAAGCGTACCGAGAAGTATTGCAAGATATGAAAGAAATTGTTTCAGAACCAATCACTTGGATTCATGCGAGTAAAGGGATTGAACCAGGTACTTCGAAGCGGATTTCAGAAATGATTGAAGAAGAAATTCCAGCGCACCTTATTCGTGATGTTATTGTCTTATCAGGGCCAAGTCATGCTGAAGAAGTAGGACTTCGTCAAGCGACAACTGTTACATCAGCTTCTAAGCGTATGGAAGCAGCTGAAGAGGTACAAGATTTGTTTATGAACAGTTACTTCCGTGTATATACGAATCCTGATATTATCGGTGTGGAACTTGGTGGAGCATTAAAAAATATTATTGCACTAGCTGCAGGGATTACAGATGGTCTTGGGTTAGGTGATAATGCGAAAGCGGCTCTTATGACGCGTGGTTTAACGGAAATTGCTCGTTTAGGAAGAAAGATGGGTGGGAATCCGTTAACCTTTGCTGGCCTAACCGGAATGGGTGATTTAATCGTAACTTGTACAAGTGTGCACAGCCGAAATTGGCGTGCTGGTAATATGCTTGGAAAAGGCTGTTCACTGGAAGAAGTATTAGATAGTATGGGCATGGTAGTCGAAGGTGTGCGAACAACGAAAGCCGCGTATGAAATGGCGCAGAAAATAGAAGTTGAAATGCCAATTACTACGGCTTTATATGATGTATTATTCAATGGGAATAATGTGAAAGATGCAGTGGGCTCATTGATGGGGCGTGTTCGCAAACACGAAGTAGAAGCTATACCAGATTTATTATAAGTAAAAGCTGTGTAAGTGCAAAAGCACTTACACAGCTTTTTTGTTTTCTATAGGATGTTCAAAAAGTCCGGTAAAGATAGCTGCCTTATTTCTTCGTTACGTTGCTAGTCCGGTACTCATGTAGTTCAATTCTACACTCCGTATCCTCCTGGCTTCTGCGCCTCGAACTGCTCGGCTATCTTTATCCTCCTTTTTGAATATGTACTTCTAGGTCTTTTCACCATTTGTTTCTTTTTGCATACGATGAAATGTAACTTGAAGAGAGGGTGAAGGAAATGGATAATAATATTTTCAATAACATTGAGAAAGAAGCGAAAGTAAATAAAGATGATATTTTTAAATTAGCGTCATCTGTACAGAATGCAAACTTGCGCGATGAAAAAGTACTCCGTCAATTAATTCATCAAGTTGCGATGATGGCTGGGCGAGAGGTGCCAAAAGAGCAAGAAGATCAAATTGTGAAAGCAATTATAAACAATAATATGCCAACAGATTTTAGTTCATTAAGCAAAATGTTTAAAAAATAAAGTATGATAAACCCCTGTTTAATGGATTGCATATGATAGTTATGAAGGAATGAATGTGGAGCTGTTTGTGGGCATATTTGGTCGACCGAAGTGAAGAAGTTACATTCGCTTCGGTTTTATTTTGTTATATCTCACTTTTACGGGACCGTAAAAGCGGAAGTCCAGCAAGTAGGTGGAGGATAATTGCTCCTAATTGGTGGGAGTTTTTCATCAGGGAAGAAGAAAAATCTAACTAATGAAAGTGTTGCTTTATAATAAAATAATTAATTCTATTTGTTTAAATGTTTTAATTTGTTAAAATAATAGAAAAACAATATTAAAGTAAAGGAGTGTATATATGTCTGTTGGACTGGTGAAAATGTGGTTTTCTTTAGGGGCAATGGGATTAATGTTTGTTGCAGTTCTGTCTATTTTATTAAGTCGGCATAAAATGAAGAATAAGATTTTGAAAGGGATT
This region includes:
- the engA gene encoding ribosome-associated GTPase EngA encodes the protein MPKPVVAIVGRPNVGKSTIFNRIVGERVSIVEDIPGVTRDRIYSSGEWLNHEFNIIDTGGIDIGDEPFLTQIRQQAEVAIDEADVIIFMTNGRDGVTAADEEVAKILYRSNKPVVLAVNKVDNPEMRSDIYDFYALGFGEPFPISGTHGLGLGDLLDEAAKHFPKVEEEAYDEKTIKFSLIGRPNVGKSSMVNALLGQDRVIVSNIAGTTRDAVDTPYSKDGQDYVIIDTAGMRKKGKVYESTEKYSVLRALRAIERSDVVLVVLDGEEGIIEQDKKIAGYAHESGRAVIIVVNKWDAVEKDEKTMKAFEENIRAHFQFLDYAPIVYLSAKTRKRTHTLLPVINEVNESHSIRVQTNVLNDVIMDAVAMNPTPTHNGSRLKIFYATQVAVKPPTFVVFVNDPELMHFSYERFLKNRLREAFGFVGTPIRIISRARD
- a CDS encoding NAD(P)H-dependent glycerol-3-phosphate dehydrogenase, with product MKKITVVGAGSWGTALAMVLADNGHDVRIWGNRSELMDEINMKHENSRYLPGITLPSTIVAYSSLEKALVDVDTVLLVVPTKAYREVLQDMKEIVSEPITWIHASKGIEPGTSKRISEMIEEEIPAHLIRDVIVLSGPSHAEEVGLRQATTVTSASKRMEAAEEVQDLFMNSYFRVYTNPDIIGVELGGALKNIIALAAGITDGLGLGDNAKAALMTRGLTEIARLGRKMGGNPLTFAGLTGMGDLIVTCTSVHSRNWRAGNMLGKGCSLEEVLDSMGMVVEGVRTTKAAYEMAQKIEVEMPITTALYDVLFNGNNVKDAVGSLMGRVRKHEVEAIPDLL
- a CDS encoding stage VI sporulation protein F — its product is MDNNIFNNIEKEAKVNKDDIFKLASSVQNANLRDEKVLRQLIHQVAMMAGREVPKEQEDQIVKAIINNNMPTDFSSLSKMFKK
- a CDS encoding DUF2768 domain-containing protein; translation: MSVGLVKMWFSLGAMGLMFVAVLSILLSRHKMKNKILKGITALLAYTLMIVSGIVIFLVVFSGPVEQ